A portion of the Aphelocoma coerulescens isolate FSJ_1873_10779 chromosome 1, UR_Acoe_1.0, whole genome shotgun sequence genome contains these proteins:
- the COPS7A gene encoding COP9 signalosome complex subunit 7a codes for MAAEGKVTGQSQEQFLLLAKAARGAALASLIHQVLEAPGIYVFGELLDMPAVRELADSEFSPVFRLLTIFAYGTYADYLAEAANLPPLTEAQKNKLRHLSVVTLAAKIKCIPYSVLLEQLQLKNVRQLEDLVIEAVYADVLRGSLDQRNQRLEVDYSIGRDIRREELSTITRTLQEWCQGCEVVLSGIEEQVSRANQHKEQQLALKQQIESEVANLKKTIKVTTAAAAAATSQDPEQHLTELREPAPGTNQRQASKKTSKAKGLRGSAKIWSKSN; via the exons atgGCGGCCGAGGGGAAGGTGACggggcagagccaggagcagttcctgctgctggccaaggcggCCCGCGGCGCCGCGCTCGCCAGCCTGATCcaccaggtgctggaggccccGGGCATCTACGTGTTCGGGGAGCTGCTGGACATGCCCGCCGTCCGCGAG CTGGCCGACAGCGAGTTCTCCCCCGTGTTCCGCCTCCTCACCATCTTCGCCTACGGCACCTACGCGGACTACCTGG CTGAAGCAGCAAACCTCCCTCCCTTGACAGAGGCCCAGAAGAACAAACTGAGGCACCTGTCAGTCGTCACTCTGGCTGCCAAGATCAAG TGCATCCCCTActcagtgctgctggagcagttACAGCTGAAGAACGTCCGGCAGCTGGAGGACCTGGTGATTGAGGCAGTGTATGCAGATGTGCTGCGAGGGAGCTTGGATCAGCGGAACCAGCGCCTGGAGGTGGATTACAGCATTGGGAGGGACATCCGGAGGGAGGAGCTTAGCACCATCACCCGCACATTGCAGGAGTG gtgccaGGGCTGTGAGGTTGTCCTGTCGGGCATCGAAGAGCAGGTCAGCCGGGCCAACCAGCACAAAGAGCAACAGCTGGCCCTGAAGCAGCAGATAGAGAGCGAG GTGGCAAACCTGAAGAAGACCATTAAAGTGACAACAGCAGCCGCTGCAGCAGCCACATCCCAGGACCCAGAGCAGCACCTCACGGAGCTCAGGGAGCCGGCCCCTGGCACCAACCAGCGCCAGGCGAGCAAGAAAACCTCCAAAGCCAAAGG GCTCCGGGGCAGCGCGAAGATTTGGTCTAAATCAAACTAG